The Devosia sp. genome segment CTCATTCTGAACGGCGCTCTCAGCACGGGTTCAAACCGCAGCGCCTAACTTGTCCTCACAACGCAGCAATCACGCGGAGCAGGGACATGAAAAAGTCGCAGGAAAAAGTGTTGGTCGCCACTCTATGCGGCCTGATCGTCGCCGCAGCGGGCGCCTTTGCCGTACAGCCGGCCATGGCCGCCGGATACCAGGTGGATACCCTGGCCAAGGTGACCAGTGTTGCCGACTGGGATCAGCTCAATGTCCGCCGCTGGCCGGCCAGCTATTCCCGCAAGGTCGGCGCGCTCGACCCCGGCGTGCATGTCTGGGTGGAACGCTGCATCCAGGTGGAGAACAGCACCGACTGGTGCCTCGTCAAGCGCAACACCACCCAGGGCTGGGTCAACTCCCGTTTCCTGACCGCCGTGCCCTACTGACCAATCCGAGCCGGCAGGGGCGGAGACCCGCCACCGGGATGTTTTCCGCCGCACCAACAGCCGATTGGCTGGGTCTCCACCTCTGCCGACCCTTTAGTAAACGCGTACCTCCTTCCCATGCATGTTGACTTTTCCGGTTCTGCGCTGTTCGTGGCAGCGTCAGGACCGGAGTTTTTTCATGGACGCCAATCCCATTCTCGCAGAGGCCGTTCGCGGTAATTGGGTGGAGAACCGGCACCGCGGTGCCTATGTGATCGTCGACGCTGACGGCAGCGTCATCGCATCGGCGGGGGACGTGGATCGCCCGGTCTTTCCGCGCTCGGCGATCAAGTCCATGCAGGCGCTGGCGATCTTTGACCGCCATGCGACGGAAAAATTCCATCACACACCGCAGGAACTGGCCCTGGCCTGCGCGTCGCATCACGGCGAGGGCGACCATGTCAGCAATGTCAGCCATTTTCTCGAGCGCATGGGCCTGTCGGACGCCGATCTCGAATGCGGCGCGCATATGCCCACCAATGACAAGGCGCGCGAGGCGCTGCGCGCCGCCGGACTCGATCCGAGCCCGCTGCACAACAATTGCTCGGGCAAGCATTCGGGCATGTTGAGCGTGGCCCTGGCCATGGGCGTGCCGACGCAGGGTTACGTCACCCGCGAGCACGACGTACAGAAGGCGGTGCGGGCAGCGGTGGAATATGTGATCGGCGAGGACCTGACCGAGGATCGCTGCGGCACCGATGGCTGCTCGATTCCCACCTGGGCGGCACCGCTGCGCGCCTGGGCAAAGGGCTTTGCCCGCATGGCCACCGGGTCCGGGCTCGATGCAGGACATGCGGCGGGGGCCAGGGCGCTGTTCGACGCGGCGACCAGCCACCCGCACCTGGTTGCGGGCACCGGCCATCTCGATACCCGCGTCATGCAGGCATTTGGGGGGCGACTGATGCAGAAGGGTGGCGCCGAGGGCGTGCAATGCGGAGCCATTCGCGACAAGGGCTGGGGCTATGCGCTCAAATGCGATGACGGCAACATGACCGCCAGCCATGTGATGATCGCCGCGCTGCTGCTCAAACATGCCGATCCCGATGCCGGACAACGCGCCGTGCTGGAGCAATTCGTGCGCCAGCCGACAAAGAATGTGCGCGGCACAATCGTGGGCGAGATGCGGGCCGTCGAGGGCTGAGATAGGCGCTCGCCGAGAGGTCTTCTCCCCTCACCACGGCCCTCTCCCCGGAGGGGCGAGGGGGCGATGGAGCCGGGGGATCGGTGCACTGGTCTAAAGCGCGAAAATGGCCTGGCTGGTGCAGTTGCGGACCATGTCGACGCTATTGCCATCCCAGTGGAAATCATAGTGATCGGCCTGGACCGGGGTGGAGATGAGATCAGGCCAGAACAGGCCGACGCATTCCCCGTTTTCGCAGCGCACACTGCGATAGAGCACGCCATTGCTGCCCGCCTCGCGCAATTGGCGGCCCAATTCCTGCGGCATCGCATAATCGAGCAGGTCGTGGACGGCGGCGATGTCGCGCAGGTCGTGGAGGCTGGTATCGAGCCGGGCCACCAGCATACGGAACTGCGATGTCCAGCCCGGCGCTTCGGCGCTGGCCGCCATGAAGCGCGCATGATGATGGGCGACCTCGCGCAGGGCGACTTCCTCGCGATTGCCGGCGCTATAGACGCCATAGGTGCCGTCGGTGAACCGCCCCGGCCGGTCGGTGCTGACATGAACGAAGGGCGCCATGACCAGGCTCGCCCCCGGACCGCTGACCCGCCGCGCCGGCGGCACGAGATCGAGCCGCCCCAGATGGGCCCAGATGCGCGGATTGGTCTTGGATTCGGCCGATGCCAGGGCTTCCCAATCGTGCGGATCGGCAATGTCCTCGAAGAGATCGATGGGCGGAAAGATGGAACGGATGAGGCGCCAGGCTTTTGGCCAGCGCACAGGCACCGGAACGGGATCGGGCGTCACAGGCCGCCGCGCTCCGCATCGACATAGGCCCGGATGCGGACCAGCGAGAACATGTCGCCATCGGCCATGATGCTGGCCGGGCTACGGCCATCCAGCGCCGCATTGGGCGCCTTGACCCAGCGATAGCCCCGCTTGGGATCGGTGAAGAGATAACGCAGGCCCTTGTGGATACCCATGAGCAGCGACAAGCGGGTGGCTAGATCGCGGTCGACCCGACCGATCTCCCCCGCCTTCCAGCGGGCAAAGGTGCGGGCGGCGAGGCCGCCGAGGATTTCGCGCGCTTCGGTATCGCTCAATTGCCAATTGGCGAACAGGCGCACCACCGCACGCGCCATGGCTTCCGCTTCGGCATCGGTGATGCGCGGAATGTCCGGATTGGCCTGGGTACGGGGCAGTTCGACCAGCATGTCTTTTCTCCTATTGGCATTAAATATGTCTTTTTTTGCCAAATGGCAAGGTCTGCGTGCGATTGCGGGTACAGCGCCCCTCACCCCTCAGGGGAGAAGGGAAAGGCGCCAGCGCTTCAGTCCAATAGTCATGTGGTCTAGCTGAACGTCACGTGCGGATAGCGGCTGGCGGCGGCGCGCAGGTCGGGCTCGGCGATCTCGGTCCAGAGCATGCCGGCAATGTCATGCGTGCTGCCTTCAAGCTGGTTGGCGCCGATGGTGACGGAGCCGGCGCCGTCGGCAATGCTGACGGCGATGCCGATGGTGCTGGCGGAGACGGTATTGCCGCTGATCAGCACATTGCGCAGATAGGGGCCCCAGCCGGCGCCGATGCCGACACCGGGCACATTGTCCACCATATTGCCGGTGATCGCCGTTTCGCCCTCGGCGAAGATGCCGATGGGAATGGTGTCGGGATTGACCGGGGAGCGCTCAAGGATATTGCGCACGATATTGCCGGTGCAGACGGCAATCTTGCCGCCGGAATCGAGATTGGTGATCGATATGCCGGTGGCCGCGCCATCGACGATGTTCTGAGCGATGATCGAGCCGGAAAAGCCGAATTCGGAGAAGATCGCCACTTCGCCCGAATTGAGACACTGATTGCCCGACACCTGGACATTGCGCGTGGTGTTGAGGCGAACCGCGGTGAAGGCGCAATCGCTGATGTGATTGCCGGCGACGATGACCTCGTCGGCGCGGAAGATATTGATGCCATTGCCGTTCTGGCCATTGCCGCCGCCGACCCAGGCGATGTCCGAGATGCGGTTATTGGCGACGATGGTGCCATCTGGCCCTTCTTCTGAGCGCCAGACGCGAATGCCGGCATTGCCGCAGCGGGTGATGCGATTGCCGGTCAGCAGCAGACCGGAATTGTCGAGGGCATGGATGGCGGCGTCGCCATGGCCGGAAAAGCCGCAGTCGCGGACCACGGCTTCGGAATTGTCGATGGCGAGCCCGATGCCGGGACTGTCGCTGAACAGGCACCGCTCGAAGCTGACATTGCGGCTCTGGGAAACCGAGAACAGGCTGTCGCCGCCACTGTCTCCGGCGAAGGCGATGTCGCGCAGCGACACGTGGTACTGGCCTTCGACCGCGCCAATGCTGCCGCCATTGGCGATGAGCGCGGTGGCACCCGGCACGCCTTCGATCACCAGATTGCCCGGAATGCGCAGGCCCGACACCCAGAAATGGCCGGGCGGCAGGCGCAGATAACCGTCGCGAAAGGCGCCGTCGATGGCCGCCTGCATGGCCGCGGACTGATCCATGTCGCCATCGGGGATCAGAGAATCAGCCTGTGCCAGGGCCGGACCGGCAAGGCCCAGACCCGCCAGACCCGCCATGACCTGCCGGCGATTGGAATTTGTCATCATGCGCATGAGGCCAGTTTGCCAAGGAATAGCGGGGCTGGCGAGGCCATGTCGCGGGCGTGGTGAACGAACAGGGGTGCCTGTCAGCTTGTTTGCGCCGATGGGGCACGGCTATAACGGGGTCCGACAAGAGACCAACAGGTGTGCACATGCTCGTTGACGGCAAGATCTTTTTGGGCGTGAGCGAGCGGCCGGAATATCTCAATCTCAAATATGCCAATCGCCATGGCCTGATCACCGGCGCCACAGGCACCGGCAAGACGGTGAGCCTGCAGGTTCTGGCCGAGGGTTTTTCAGCAGCAGGCGTGCCGGTCTTTGCCGCCGATATCAAGGGCGACCTTTCGGGCGTCTCCAAGATGGGCCAGGCGCAGTCCTGGCAGAGCAAGCGGGCCGAGGATATCGGCTTTTCCGATTATGCCGACGACGTCTATCCGACGATTTTCTGGGACCTGTTCGGCAAGCAGGGGCATCCTGTCCGGGCCACGATCTCGGAAATGGGCCCGGTGCTGCTGAGCCGCATCCTCGACCTCAACGATACCCAGGAAGGGGTGCTCAACATTGCCTTCCGCCTGGCCGACGAGGAAGGCCTGTTGCTGCTCGATCTCAAGGACCTGCGGGCGCTGCTGGTCGAGATCGACGGGCGAGCCAAGGAAATCTCGGCGCGCTACGGCAATGTCACGACCGCCTCGATCGGCGCTATCCAGCGGGCCCTGCTGGTGCTCGAGCAGCAGGGGGCGGACAATTTCTTCGGCGAGCGGGCGCTGGAAATCGCCGACCTCATGCGCACCGACAGCGACGGGCGCGGGTTCGTGTCGATCCTGGCGGCGGACCAGCTGATGCAGGCGCCGCGACTATACGCGACGTTCCTGTTGTGGCTGCTCTCGGAACTGTTCGAGGAACTGCCGGAAGTCGGCGACCCGGACAAGCCCAAGCTGGTGTTCTTCTTCGATGAAGCGCACCTCTTGTTCTCGGACGCGCCCAAGGCCCTGATCGACAAGGTCGAGCAGGTGGTCAAGCTGATCCGGTCCAAGGGTGTGGGCGTCTATTTCGTCACCCAGAACCCCGTCGATATCCCCGAAAACGTGCTGGCCCAATTGTCCAACCGCGTCCAGCACGCGCTGCGCGCCTATACGCCGCGCGAACAGAAGGCGGTGAAGGTTGCCGCCGACACGTTCCGTCCCAATCCGGCCTTCTCGACCGCCGAGGCGATCACCCAACTGGGCATCGGCGAGGCGCTGGTATCGGTGCTCGAGGACAAGGGCGTGCCCTCCATGGTCGGCCGCACCTTCATCCGGCCGCCCTCGGCGCAGGTGGGGCCGATTTCGCCGGCCGAACGCGATGCCACCATGGCCAATTCGCCGCTGGGTTCGCTCTATGACGAAGTGCTCGACCGCGAGTCGGCCTTTGAAGTTCTGAACAAGCGGGCGCGCGACCATCAGCTCGAGGAAGAGCGGGCGCGGATCGAGGCCGAAGAGCAGGCGGAAGCCGAGCGCCTCGCCAAGGAACGGGAACGGGCCGCAAAGGCGGCAGCGCCGCGCCGCTCGACGCGGCAATCACCGGTCGAGGCGGCGACGACCTCGTTTGCCCGCACCGTGGCCAATACGATCGGCCGGGAGCTGGTGCGCGGCATATTCGGCAGCCTCAAGAGGCGGCGCTGAGCATGGTTCCCCCCGCCGTCTCCGGACCGTCAGTCGCCATCTTCGCCTCCGACAAGGGGCCGGGCGATCCCGAGCGCGCCAGCCTGATGAGCGAAGTGGGGCGCGTCTTCGCCCGCAAGGGTGCCCGCATGGTGTGCCTGGCAGAAGGCGGGGTCATTCCGGTGCCGCTGATCACGGCCGCGCGCACTGCCAACGGCGACGTCGAGGTTTTGGCCGATGCCAGCATCGTTTTGCCGCCGGCGCTGGCCGAGGTCCCCATCACGGTCATTCCCGACCGGGTCGAAAGGCTGGCGCGGCTGGCCGCGATGACCCAAGCTTTCATCGTGCTGCCGGGCTCGCTCGCATCGATCAGCGCGCTGTTCGATGCCTGGGCCGGCGGGCCGCCAAGGCCGGTGCTGATGTACAACCGCCATCGCGCCTTCGAGGCTGTCAGGGGCTTTGCCGTGGACGTGCTGGCGGCTTCGATTTCAGGCTATGATCGCAATATCCAGTTTGCCGACAATGCCGAGGACCTTTGGGGCAAGCTGGTCTGGGTGCTGGAGCACCGCCCGCGCTGACAAAGGTCAGCCCAGGGGCAGGTGCTGCGAGGAGGCTCCGCCTTCCGGAAACAGCGGCACCACGTTGTCGGAATAGCGACGGCCCGGATTGATGTCGGAATGCGGCATCGGCACGCGGTTGCGCCGCTCCGGACCCCGATAGCCGCTCCCCAGATGGCCGACGACGCTGCGATTGACCAGTCGCGCCTGCACCCGCTCGAGCAGATGGCGCGGCGACATGGGCTTGAGCACCACTTCATCGATGCCGGCGCTGATGGACTGCTGGCGCATGGGCGGGGTAATGGCGCGGGTCAGGGCGATGACCGGCAGGTCGCGCGACACCAGGGTTGGATCCAGCCTTATCGCCTCGACCATTTCATAGGCCGGGCGCCCGGCGCGATCGAAATCGACGACCAGAAGGTCGAGCGCTGCAATGTCCATATAGGCGAACAGTTCGGCTTCGCTGTCGAAGGGCCGGACCCGCAGGCGGGAATCGCCGGCAAGCACCATCGTCAACACGGCATTGAGGGCCGGATTGGCTGCAAGAACGGCGATGGTTTTGGTCCGAATGGTCACACGATTCCTCACGCGGTAAAGAAATCGTTAACATGGCGCGCCGCCCGGATGAAGCGCTGAGACCGGCTTCCACAGACAGATGACAATTAGGGTAAACTGCGACGCAAAGGCCGATTGCCGCGGGGCAGGCGGCCTGATTGACTGTCGGCGGCCAGATTTTGGCGCGGGAATGAAGATGCTGAGGCCGTTCTACCTGATTGCCGGGCTGGTGCTGACCGCATTGGGCATTATCGGTGCCTTCCTGCCGCTGATGCCGACGACGATCTTTCTTATCCTGGCCGCTGGCTGCTTCACCCGCTCATCGCCAAAACTGGAAAACTGGCTGCTCAACCATGCCCGGTTCGGCCCCACGCTGCGCAACTGGCGGCAACATGGCGCCATCGCGCCGCGCGCCAAGCTGCTGGCCAGCATGGGCATCACCCTTGGCGTTGTGTGCTTCTGGATTGTCGCGCGGCCCCCATTCTGGTGGTGGCTGGCCGGCGCCGGCTTCATGGGCGGAAGCCTCGCTTATGTGCTGAGCCGCCCCAATGGTCCCCGGGTGGAATAGGGGCGGATTTCCGCTTTCGCGCGGTGGGAGTGGGAATGATATGCACAAATCAAAACGGCGGGATTGCTCCCGCCGTTTGTGCATTCGCGGTGCGCCGAAATCAGGCCGTGGCTTCGGCGAAGAGCTTTTCCACGTATTCCCAGTTCACCAGGTTGTCGAACCAGGCTTCGAGATATTTCGGGCGGGCATTGCGGTAGTCGATGTAATAGGAGTGCTCCCACACATCCACGCCCAGGATCGGGGTGGCGCCATTGACCAGCGGCGATTCACCGTTCGGGGACTTGGCGATCTCGAGCTTGCCGTTCTTGACGGCGATCCAGGCCCAGCCCGAACCGAACTGGGTGGTGCCGGCGGCGATGAAATCGGTGCGCAGCTTGTCGAAGCCACCGAGATCGGAATCGACGGCCGCCTGCAGCTTGGCCGGCAGCGCCTTGCCGCCGCCATTGGGCTTCATCCAGTTCCAGAAGTGCAGGTGGTTGTAGTGCTGGCCGGCATTGTTGAACAGACCGGCATTCTTGCCGTAGCTCTGCTTGACGATCTCTTCGAGGCTGAGGTTTTCGAGGCCACTGTCCTTGAGCAGGTTGTTGCCGTTGGTCACATAGGCCTGGTGGTGCTTGTCGTGGTGAAACTCGAGCGTTTCCTTGGACATGTACGGACCCAGCGCATCATAGGCATAGGGCAGGGCGGGCAGTTCGAAAGTGGTCATTGTAGCCTCCGTTCGGGATGGATTTGACGCTGGAAGAACCGGCTATTCGAGTGGGGTTATAGGCCCCCGGCGATGTCGCAACAATGTCGCGGGAAGAACTAACCGTCCAATCCTGCTGACTTTATTGCAAAGGCATAGCACTGGGCGGTCTCCTTGAGACGGTCGAAGCGGCCGGAAGCGCCGGCATGACCGGCGCCCATATTGGTCTTGAGGTATAATGGCGCATCCCCGGTCTTGGTTGCCCGAAGTTTGGCTACCCACTTGGCCGGCTCCCAATAGGTGACGCGCGGATCGGTGAGACCGGCCAGCGCAAAGATGGGCGGATAGGCCTGGGCGCTCACCGCCTCATAGGGCGCATAGGCGGCGATGCGGTTATAGTCCTCGGCCGAGGTGATGGGATTGCCCCATTCGGGCCATTCGGGCGGGGTGAGCGGCAGGGTGTCGTCGAGCATGGTGTTGAGCACGTCCACGAACGGCACCTGCGCAATGACACCACCCCACAGGTCCGGCCGGAGATTGGCGATGGCGCCCATGAGCATGCCGCCGGCCGAGCCGCCCTGGGCAATGATCCTGCCCTTTTGCGTAAAGCCCTCGGCGATCAGCATTTCGGCGGCGGCGATGAAATCGGTGAAGGTATTGGGTTTGTGCTCGCGACGGCCCTGTCGGTACCAGCGATAGCCCTTGTCCATGCCGCCCCGAATATGGGCGATGGCATAGACGAAACCCCGGTCGACCAGCGACAGCACCGAGACGGAAAAGGCTGCCGGCATGGACATGCCGTAGGCGCCATAGCCGTAGAGCAGGGTCGGATTGGTGCCATCCCGTGCGACGCCCTTGCGATAGAGCAGGGTGACGGGCACCTGCTCGCCATCGGCCGCAGTGGCGAAGAGGCGGCGGGTTTCGTAAGCGGCGGGATCGTGGCCCGAGGGCACTTCCTGGGTCTTGAGCAGCGTGCGCTTGCCGCTGTCGAGATCGACATCGAAGACCTGGCTGGGGGTGGTCGGCGAGGAATAGGTCAGGCGGAACACAGCAGTGTCGAATTCGTAGCCGGTCGACATGCCCAGCGAATAGGCCTCCTCCTTGAAGCCGACGATCTCCTCCTTGCCGCTGCGCAGGTCGCGGACGACGATGCGGGGCAGGCCGTCCTCGCGCTCGAGGCGGAGCAGGTGGTTCCTGAGCACGGCGATGTCGAGGATGAGAACGCCGTCGCGATGCGGGACGAGATCGGTCCAGTTTTCGGCGGAGGGGTTCCCGGCCGGAGCCGTGACGACCTTGTAGTCCTCGGCGCCATCCGCATTGGTGCGGATATAGAGGGTGCCGTCGCGCTCTTCGAGCTCGTATTCGCGATCGACGAGGCGGGGGGCAACCAGGCGCGGTGCGCCGCCCTTTTCGGCATCGATGAGCCAGACTTCGCTGGTCTGGTGATCATGCGCGTCGATGACAATGAACTTGTCCGAAAGCGTCTTGCCGACGCCGACGAAGAAGCCGGGGTCCTTTTCCTCGAAGATGATCGGATCGGCATCCTGCGCGGTGCCGATATCGTGGCGGCGGATGCGGTAGGGACGGTGGTTGTCGTCATACTCGGTGTAGTAGAGCGCACGAGAATCATTGGACCAGACATAGGATCCGGCGGTCTCGCGAATGACCTCGTCGCTGTCCTTGCCGGTCTCAAGGTCGCGCAGGACGATGTCGTAATATTCCGAGCCGGCGCGGTCGGCGGCCCAGGCCAGGATCTTGTGGGACGGGTCGTGGCTGGCGCCGGCAAAGCCGAAATAACCGTCGCCGGCCTCGACATTGCAATCGAGCAGGACGGTTTCAGCGCCGCCTTCGCGCGGGGTGCGCACGATCAGCGGATATTGCTGGCCTTCGAGCATCCGCGTGTTGTAGGCGAAGGGCCCGTCGGGAGAAGGCACGCCGCTGTCATCTTCCTTGATGCGCCCGCGGATTTCCCGATAGATTTTTTCCTGCAGATCCGCGGTCGGCTTGCCGAACTCGCTCTCATACCAGGCGTTTTCCGCATCGAGATAGGCGCGGATATCGGCGTCAAGGGTCTCGGGCTTCTGCATGACCTCCTGCCAGTTTTCCGCGCGCAGCCAGGCATAGGGGTCCTCGCGCAGCACGTTGTGATGCGTGTGCGAATGCGGCACGCGCCGGGCGAGCGGTGGCTGGGCCTTGGTCATGGAAACTCCTGGATTGATGCGGCAGGTAAAGGCGCCCAGAGGACATAGGCCGCGCCGCGCCGCTTTGCCAGCCCCCGCAACCGTTGAAAAGCGCTGACCAAATGGTCGCACTTGGACCGATTTCGCTTGTCGCACGTGCCTCAATCGCTAAGGTCGCACGCCATAATTCTGTTGGAATCGCAAGACGCAGGAAGGAAGGGCAGGGTTGGGGCCGTCCTCGGAATCCGGTATCATTCTGGTCGCATTGGCGCCGTTCGTGGCTGCCGCTCTCGCGCCGCTCATCCATCGCTATCTGGGTCGCTATACGGGCTGGCTGCTGGCCGTGGTTCCGGCCGCGATTTTTGTCTTCCTGGCCGGCTTCGCCACCACGGTCAATGCCGGCAACAGCCCGGTCCAATCGATCGAATGGGTGCCCGCCTACGGGCTCAATATCAGTTTCCTGATCGACGGGCTGAGCCTTATTTTCGCGCTCACCATTTCCGGCGTCGGCACGCTGATCATCCTCTATGCCGGGGCGTATCTCGCCGGACACCACCATCAGGGGCGGTTCCTCGGCTTCATGCTGGCCTTCATGGGCGCCATGCTCGGGCTGGTGCTGGCCGATAGCCTTCTCACCCTGTTCCTGTTCTGGGAACTGACTTCGGTCACATCCTTCCTGTTGATCGGCTTCGACCATACACGCCAGGCCGCGCGACGTGGCGCCATCCAGGCGCTGGTCATCACCAATATCGGCGGCATGTGCCTGCTGGTCGGGGCGATCCTGGTCTATGCGCTGACCGGCACCTGGGAGATGAGCGCGCTGCGCGGCATGGGCGACGTGCTGCGCGACCATGCGCTCTATGGCCTCGTGCTGGCCCTGTTCCTGGGCGCGGCCTTCACCAAGTCGGCGCAGTTTCCGCTGCATTTCTGGCTGCCCAATGCCATGGAAGCACCGACACCGGTTTCGGCATTCCTGCATTCGGCGACCATGGTTCAGGCCGGTGTCTATCTGCTCTCGCGCATGACGCCGGTGCTGGGCGGCACGCAGGTCTGGATGACGATTCTGGTCGTCTTCGGCGGTATCACGCTGATCTGGGGTGCGCTGGGGGCACTCAAGCAGACCGATCTCAAGCAGATCCTGGCGCAGACCACCATCGCTTCGCTGGGCCTGCTGGTGCTGCTGATCGGGCTGGGCAGCACCTATGCCATTTCGGCCGTCATCGTCTATTTCCTGGCTCACGCCTTCTACAAGGCGGGCCTGTTCATGGTGGCCGGGGCCATCGACCACGAGGCGGGCACGCGCGAAATCACCGCGCTTGGCGGCCTTGCCGAGAAAATGCCGGTGACCTTTATCGGCGCGGCGCTGGCAGCGCTGTCGATGATCGGCCTGCCGCTCACTATCGGCTATTTCGCCAAGGAAGAAATGTATCTGGGCCTGATGAAGGCCGACCCGGCCAGTATTGCGGTGATGGCCGTTCTGGTCATCGGCAATGCCATGCTGGCCGGCGTGGCGCTATTGGTCATGATCAAGCCGTTCCTGGGCGAAGCGGTGCCGACGCCGAAATCGGCGCATGAGGCGCCCATCGCCATGCTGGCCGGACCGATTGTGCTCGGCGCGGCCGCCATAGTCACCGGCATTCTGCCGGACTGGCTGGGGCATGACGTGCTGGTGCCGGGTGCTTCGGCGATCCTGCAGAGCGACGTGGAGAGCCACCTGACGCTGGCGCTCGATTTCACCAGCCTGTTGCTGTGGCTGTCGGTGGCGACATGGTTGCTCGGGGTACTTGTCTATCGCCAGGCCGACGCCATCCGCTCGCTGCTCCGCCGCTTCGATGCGGCGCTCGGCTGGACGGCGGATACGGTGTTCGACCTGGTCATGTTCAGCCTTATCCGCTTTGCCGGTGCGGTGACGCGGGTGCTGCACAATGGCCGCCTCGAAGTCTATCTGATCGTGGTGTTCTCCGCCTTTGCGCTGGC includes the following:
- the mbhE gene encoding hydrogen gas-evolving membrane-bound hydrogenase subunit E, coding for MAAALAPLIHRYLGRYTGWLLAVVPAAIFVFLAGFATTVNAGNSPVQSIEWVPAYGLNISFLIDGLSLIFALTISGVGTLIILYAGAYLAGHHHQGRFLGFMLAFMGAMLGLVLADSLLTLFLFWELTSVTSFLLIGFDHTRQAARRGAIQALVITNIGGMCLLVGAILVYALTGTWEMSALRGMGDVLRDHALYGLVLALFLGAAFTKSAQFPLHFWLPNAMEAPTPVSAFLHSATMVQAGVYLLSRMTPVLGGTQVWMTILVVFGGITLIWGALGALKQTDLKQILAQTTIASLGLLVLLIGLGSTYAISAVIVYFLAHAFYKAGLFMVAGAIDHEAGTREITALGGLAEKMPVTFIGAALAALSMIGLPLTIGYFAKEEMYLGLMKADPASIAVMAVLVIGNAMLAGVALLVMIKPFLGEAVPTPKSAHEAPIAMLAGPIVLGAAAIVTGILPDWLGHDVLVPGASAILQSDVESHLTLALDFTSLLLWLSVATWLLGVLVYRQADAIRSLLRRFDAALGWTADTVFDLVMFSLIRFAGAVTRVLHNGRLEVYLIVVFSAFALALFVPLFTMGGLDWIMPSADLGNWSARLTPPPLQPYEWGILALTAIGLVAVLIAGTRLVAILSLGIQGTALSLIFLLFGAPDLAFTQLMVEILSVVVLTFVFTRLRLDNRDPRPFEDLARDGALAVLCGVGVSLMLMLVLTGTLDTRLSDLFTATSVPIAHGHNIVNVILVDYRGFDTLGEISVVMGAGIAVLALLRRQKKPVPPVPEAEDIKPKRRRSRKAAKA